The following are from one region of the Rhizobium sullae genome:
- a CDS encoding YebC/PmpR family DNA-binding transcriptional regulator yields the protein MAGHSQFKNIMHRKGRQDAVRSKMFSKLAREITVAAKAGLPDPTMNARLRLAIQNAKAQSMPKDNIDRAIKKAAGADSENYDEVRYEGYGPGGTAIIVEALTDNRNRTASNVRSIFTKAGGALGETGSVSFSFDHVGEITYKLPAGDADTVMEAAIEAGADDVETDEEGHTITCAFESLGEVAKALEGTLGEAETVKAVWRAQNSVPVDEEKAQSLMKLIDSLDDDDDVQNVYSNFEVSEEVLAKLSA from the coding sequence ATGGCTGGCCATTCACAGTTTAAAAACATCATGCATCGCAAGGGCCGTCAGGATGCCGTGCGGTCGAAAATGTTCTCCAAGCTCGCGCGCGAAATCACCGTTGCTGCCAAGGCCGGCCTGCCCGACCCGACGATGAACGCCCGCCTGCGCCTAGCAATCCAGAACGCCAAGGCACAGTCCATGCCGAAGGACAATATCGACCGCGCCATCAAGAAGGCGGCAGGCGCCGATAGCGAGAACTACGACGAAGTCCGCTACGAAGGCTATGGCCCAGGCGGCACGGCGATCATCGTCGAGGCGCTGACAGACAACCGCAACCGCACCGCCTCCAACGTCCGCTCAATCTTCACCAAGGCGGGCGGCGCGCTCGGCGAAACAGGCTCGGTTTCCTTCTCCTTCGATCACGTCGGCGAGATCACCTACAAGCTACCGGCCGGCGATGCCGACACGGTCATGGAAGCCGCGATCGAAGCCGGCGCCGATGACGTCGAGACCGACGAGGAAGGCCACACCATCACCTGCGCCTTCGAATCCCTCGGCGAAGTCGCCAAGGCGCTGGAAGGCACGCTTGGCGAAGCCGAAACCGTCAAGGCCGTCTGGCGCGCCCAGAACAGCGTGCCAGTGGACGAGGAAAAGGCCCAGTCGCTGATGAAGCTCATCGACAGCCTGGACGACGACGACGACGTGCAGAACGTCTATTCGAACTTCGAGGTTTCCGAAGAAGTGCTCGCCAAGCTTTCGGCTTGA
- the ruvC gene encoding crossover junction endodeoxyribonuclease RuvC produces MQNTIRIIGIDPGLRRTGWGIIDTLGNSLRFVASGTVTSDGDMDLASRLCQLHDGLAEIVHGYKPDEAAVEQTFVNKDAVATLKLGQARGIAMLVPARAGLQVSEYAPNAVKKAVIGVGHGEKQQIHMMLKILMPKVEFKGNDAADALAIAICHAHNRGSSRMRLAAVAG; encoded by the coding sequence ATGCAAAATACGATTCGCATCATCGGCATCGATCCCGGTCTGCGCCGCACCGGCTGGGGAATTATCGACACGCTCGGCAATTCGCTGCGCTTCGTGGCCTCCGGAACAGTGACCTCCGACGGCGACATGGACCTCGCCTCCCGCCTCTGCCAGCTGCACGACGGACTCGCCGAAATCGTGCATGGTTACAAGCCGGATGAGGCAGCCGTTGAGCAGACTTTCGTCAACAAGGATGCGGTTGCGACCCTGAAGCTCGGCCAAGCCCGCGGCATTGCGATGCTCGTGCCGGCGCGCGCCGGGCTGCAGGTATCGGAATATGCACCCAATGCCGTCAAGAAGGCCGTCATCGGTGTTGGCCACGGTGAGAAGCAACAAATCCACATGATGCTGAAAATCCTGATGCCGAAAGTGGAGTTCAAAGGCAACGACGCCGCCGATGCGCTCGCCATCGCCATCTGCCATGCCCATAACCGCGGCAGCAGCAGGATGCGCCTGGCGGCAGTGGCCGGTTGA
- a CDS encoding methyl-accepting chemotaxis protein — MAQRFQSLSFKVIATFILLTALAVSAISVLGYFTSSRISDAQALKAKESVLIFRGDMLQDQLGQLENQASSIARIEALQMSITSLKSGWKTIEKSSGDARGDFKKVFITNNPNPADQRERLMKPEGPSGFYYSNHEKTQGEVARDLENTAFSDLLIADLDGSVLYSYKKDDNFAENLKADPWKATGAGIAFAKAVENTAKATDNSAPTAFSGLRVDSSSGKSAIFYAVPIIKLGQAKGIILFKVRNDIITSILAKGIVSGSTAQAAIISSDGSAVGLNAEGRLATLDTAPFTFVKDALASSNGMTVDDFARPDGTARAYVRSIAYQGERFLVVESVLVSELNAGSIEIATLLTMIGLAALVVMAIATGLITKLLFSPLARLACNTREVAGGKLDVEIGSQNRQDEIGTMAKALARFRQSLIESRELEAASAATRARAERDRQENLALREAEAKTLQDVVQALDEGLHHLANGDLAYQIDTSFPNELEGLRVNFNDALATLSETMTAIGGNSMAVRSGSEEMRTGADDLAGRTERQAASITETANAIDAITQSVRVQIQRAEQAERIARDAKKETTGSGEIMRETIAAMEAIQSSSRQINTIISVIDDIAFQTNLLALNAGVEAARAGESGKGFAVVAMEVRELAQRSSGAAKEIASLLQKSTHEVETGVSLVERAGVALTGIGSHVEHINGQIHEIMESTREEADTLRQINKAVSELDSMTQQNAAMVEETTAAIHRLAAEAVEMDRQLGNFTLPHDHHHHGAEIHILRRHTA, encoded by the coding sequence ATGGCTCAGAGATTTCAGTCCCTGTCCTTTAAGGTTATCGCGACATTCATCCTGCTCACGGCACTGGCTGTGAGCGCGATCAGCGTTCTCGGTTATTTCACCAGCAGCCGCATCTCGGATGCGCAGGCTCTGAAGGCCAAGGAAAGTGTTCTCATCTTCCGCGGCGACATGCTGCAGGATCAACTGGGGCAGCTTGAGAACCAGGCGAGTTCCATTGCGCGCATAGAGGCGCTGCAGATGTCGATCACCAGCCTGAAGAGCGGCTGGAAGACGATCGAAAAATCGTCGGGCGACGCGCGAGGCGACTTCAAAAAGGTGTTCATCACCAACAATCCAAATCCGGCGGATCAGCGTGAGAGGCTGATGAAGCCGGAAGGGCCGAGCGGCTTCTACTACTCGAACCACGAGAAGACCCAGGGCGAAGTCGCCCGCGACCTAGAGAACACCGCCTTCAGCGACTTGTTGATTGCCGATCTCGACGGCTCGGTTCTCTATTCCTACAAGAAGGACGATAATTTCGCCGAGAATCTGAAGGCCGATCCATGGAAGGCGACAGGTGCGGGTATTGCATTTGCAAAAGCGGTCGAGAACACAGCCAAGGCGACGGACAATTCCGCGCCGACTGCATTCTCGGGTCTGCGAGTCGATTCCTCCAGCGGCAAGTCGGCGATCTTCTATGCAGTGCCGATCATCAAGCTCGGTCAGGCGAAGGGCATCATCCTTTTCAAGGTGCGCAATGATATCATCACCAGCATCCTGGCAAAGGGTATCGTTTCCGGCAGCACGGCTCAGGCTGCCATTATTTCCAGTGACGGTTCTGCGGTCGGGCTCAATGCGGAAGGCCGGCTTGCGACGCTTGACACGGCGCCGTTCACTTTCGTGAAGGACGCGCTTGCAAGCAGCAACGGCATGACAGTCGACGACTTTGCGCGCCCCGACGGCACCGCCCGGGCCTATGTCCGCTCCATCGCCTATCAGGGCGAGCGGTTTCTCGTCGTCGAAAGCGTGCTCGTCAGCGAGCTCAATGCTGGTTCGATCGAGATCGCGACGCTGCTGACCATGATTGGCCTCGCAGCGCTTGTCGTCATGGCGATTGCCACGGGCCTTATCACCAAGTTGCTCTTCTCGCCGCTTGCGCGCCTTGCCTGCAATACCCGCGAGGTGGCAGGCGGCAAGCTGGATGTCGAGATCGGCAGCCAGAACCGTCAGGACGAAATCGGCACGATGGCCAAGGCGCTTGCCCGATTCAGGCAATCACTGATCGAAAGCCGCGAGCTGGAAGCGGCAAGTGCTGCAACCCGCGCCCGCGCCGAACGCGACCGTCAGGAAAACCTTGCTCTTCGCGAAGCGGAAGCGAAAACCTTGCAAGATGTAGTCCAGGCGCTGGATGAGGGTCTGCATCATCTGGCGAACGGCGACCTTGCCTACCAGATCGACACGAGTTTCCCGAACGAGCTTGAAGGCCTGCGCGTCAACTTTAACGATGCGCTCGCCACGCTCAGCGAGACGATGACGGCGATCGGCGGCAACTCCATGGCAGTGCGCTCCGGCTCGGAAGAGATGCGGACCGGCGCCGACGACCTTGCCGGACGCACCGAGCGACAGGCTGCGTCGATCACCGAAACGGCCAATGCGATCGATGCGATCACCCAGTCCGTTCGCGTCCAGATCCAACGCGCTGAACAGGCGGAGCGCATTGCCCGCGACGCGAAAAAGGAGACCACCGGCTCCGGCGAGATCATGCGTGAGACCATTGCGGCGATGGAGGCGATCCAGTCCTCATCGCGGCAGATCAACACGATCATCTCCGTTATCGACGACATCGCATTCCAGACGAACCTGCTGGCACTCAATGCCGGCGTCGAAGCGGCCCGCGCCGGTGAATCCGGCAAGGGCTTTGCGGTCGTTGCGATGGAAGTGCGTGAACTGGCGCAGCGTTCATCGGGCGCTGCCAAGGAGATCGCGAGCCTGCTGCAGAAATCGACCCATGAGGTTGAGACGGGCGTGTCGCTTGTCGAGCGGGCAGGTGTGGCGCTGACGGGCATCGGCAGCCATGTCGAGCACATCAATGGCCAGATTCACGAGATCATGGAATCGACCCGTGAAGAGGCGGATACGCTGCGCCAGATCAACAAGGCCGTTTCCGAACTCGACTCGATGACGCAGCAGAATGCCGCGATGGTGGAGGAAACGACAGCCGCGATCCACCGCCTTGCGGCCGAGGCCGTGGAGATGGACCGCCAGCTCGGCAATTTCACGCTGCCGCACGATCATCATCATCACGGCGCCGAAATTCACATTCTCCGGCGGCACACGGCTTGA
- a CDS encoding LLM class flavin-dependent oxidoreductase: protein MVPFSILDLSPVAEGTTIQQSFKGSARMAQKAEECGYKRFWLAEHHGMPGVASAATAVVISHVGAATNHIRIGSGGIMLPNHSPLVIAEQFGTLAALFPGRVDLGLGRAPGTDMRTAQALRRNLEAGAHNFPNDIVELQQLLGEPVENQAILAVPGYSSHVPIWLLGSSLYSAQLAAMLGLPYAFASHFAPDLLLDAIDIYRSKFQPSASLDQPYVMAGVMGSVAPTDEEAQYHFTSAQQQFVNLRRNVRGPFPRPVEDMQGFWSPMEKLNVEHTLRYAVVGSPKTAEAKLTEFLKETGADEVIISMPIHDIEARLRSVELFAGLRNFMRVAA from the coding sequence ATGGTTCCCTTTTCCATTCTCGATCTTTCGCCCGTTGCCGAAGGCACGACGATCCAGCAATCCTTCAAAGGTTCGGCGCGCATGGCGCAGAAAGCGGAGGAGTGCGGCTACAAGCGCTTCTGGCTGGCGGAGCATCACGGCATGCCGGGTGTCGCGAGTGCCGCGACTGCGGTCGTCATCAGCCATGTCGGCGCCGCGACAAACCACATTCGCATCGGCTCGGGCGGAATCATGCTGCCCAACCATTCACCGCTGGTGATCGCCGAGCAGTTCGGCACATTGGCGGCGCTTTTTCCGGGCCGCGTCGATCTCGGGCTCGGTCGCGCTCCCGGCACAGATATGCGGACGGCGCAGGCGCTCCGCCGCAATCTGGAGGCGGGCGCCCACAATTTCCCGAACGATATCGTCGAGCTGCAGCAGCTACTGGGTGAGCCGGTTGAGAACCAGGCGATCCTTGCCGTTCCAGGCTACAGTTCGCATGTGCCGATCTGGCTGCTTGGCTCCAGTCTTTATAGCGCCCAGCTGGCGGCGATGCTCGGCCTGCCCTATGCCTTCGCCTCGCATTTCGCACCGGATTTGCTGCTCGATGCGATCGACATCTACCGCAGCAAGTTCCAGCCCTCGGCCTCGCTCGACCAGCCTTATGTGATGGCCGGCGTCATGGGCTCCGTCGCGCCGACAGATGAGGAAGCGCAGTATCATTTCACTTCCGCGCAGCAGCAATTCGTCAACCTGCGCCGCAACGTCCGTGGTCCGTTCCCGCGACCGGTCGAGGACATGCAGGGCTTCTGGTCGCCGATGGAGAAACTGAATGTCGAGCACACACTACGCTACGCGGTCGTCGGTTCACCGAAGACGGCAGAGGCGAAGCTCACCGAATTCCTGAAGGAGACCGGGGCGGACGAGGTCATCATCTCCATGCCGATACACGACATCGAGGCGCGGTTGAGATCGGTCGAGCTGTTTGCGGGACTGAGGAATTTCATGAGAGTTGCGGCTTAA
- the ruvB gene encoding Holliday junction branch migration DNA helicase RuvB, producing the protein MTEPARLISPEKRGEDLDVTLRPQSLDEFTGQAEARANLKVFIEAAKNRGEALDHVLFVGPPGLGKTTLAQIMAKELGVNFRSTSGPVIAKAGDLAALLTNLEERDVLFIDEIHRLSPAVEEILYPAMEDFQLDLIIGEGPAARSVKIDLSKFTLVAATTRLGLLTTPLRDRFGIPVRLSFYTVEELELIVRRGARLMNLPMTDDGAREIARRARGTPRIAGRLLRRVRDFAEVAKAEAVTREIADEALTRLLVDSVGLDQLDKRYLNMIAVNFGGGPVGIETIAAGLSEPRDAIEDIIEPYMIQQGFIQRTPRGRVLTATAWKHLGMQPPKDLEAAQFRLFQEGD; encoded by the coding sequence ATGACCGAACCTGCCCGCCTGATATCGCCGGAAAAGCGGGGCGAAGATCTGGATGTGACGCTGCGTCCGCAGTCGCTGGACGAGTTCACCGGCCAGGCGGAGGCGCGAGCGAATCTGAAGGTCTTCATCGAAGCCGCCAAGAACCGCGGCGAGGCGCTGGACCATGTCCTCTTCGTGGGGCCGCCGGGCCTCGGCAAGACGACGCTGGCGCAGATCATGGCGAAGGAGCTCGGAGTCAACTTCCGCTCCACGTCCGGCCCGGTCATCGCGAAAGCCGGCGACCTTGCGGCGCTGCTGACGAATCTCGAAGAGCGCGACGTACTCTTCATCGACGAGATCCACCGCCTGAGCCCGGCCGTCGAGGAAATCCTCTATCCAGCGATGGAGGATTTCCAGCTCGACCTCATCATCGGCGAAGGCCCGGCCGCCCGCTCGGTGAAGATCGATCTCTCGAAATTCACCCTCGTTGCCGCGACCACGCGCCTCGGCCTCCTGACGACGCCCCTTCGCGACCGCTTCGGCATTCCGGTGCGTCTGAGCTTCTACACCGTGGAAGAACTGGAACTGATCGTGCGCCGCGGCGCCCGCCTCATGAACCTGCCGATGACCGACGACGGCGCCCGCGAAATTGCGCGCCGCGCCCGCGGCACGCCGCGCATCGCCGGCCGGCTGCTTCGCCGCGTGCGCGATTTCGCCGAAGTCGCCAAGGCCGAAGCCGTCACCCGCGAGATCGCCGACGAGGCGCTCACCCGCCTGCTCGTCGACAGCGTCGGCCTCGACCAGCTCGACAAGCGCTATCTCAACATGATCGCCGTCAATTTCGGCGGCGGCCCGGTCGGCATCGAAACGATCGCCGCTGGCCTCTCCGAACCGCGCGACGCCATCGAGGACATCATCGAACCTTACATGATCCAGCAGGGCTTCATCCAGCGCACGCCGCGCGGCCGCGTGCTGACCGCAACGGCCTGGAAACATCTCGGTATGCAGCCCCCGAAGGACCTCGAAGCCGCACAGTTCCGGCTGTTTCAGGAAGGCGATTGA
- a CDS encoding MBL fold metallo-hydrolase, producing MKPQLLVLAIACLVPFALPRAAAAQTEPKPVSQCQAIAQATPKATFVSFSGDAPIMPAVSEGEDVKLTFLGHSTFEIETPGGIVIATDFNGWYRPVVTPDVVTMNRAHTTHYTLTPDPAIKHVLHGWSDVPGEKADIDLMIGDAYIRNVTTDIRGGYSAPQKDGNSIFIFEIAGLCIGHLGHLHYELTDAHYTEIGRLDIVMVPVDGGLTMGADSMSRVIKRLRSSLILPMHRRGPPVERFVSMFGKDFDISYAPDDTITVSMRSLPRKPLIYVMKGAL from the coding sequence ATGAAGCCGCAATTGCTTGTCCTCGCTATCGCATGCCTCGTGCCCTTTGCCCTGCCCCGCGCGGCGGCCGCACAAACCGAACCCAAACCCGTCAGTCAGTGCCAAGCGATCGCCCAGGCAACCCCCAAGGCCACATTCGTGAGCTTTTCCGGCGACGCGCCTATCATGCCTGCGGTTTCGGAAGGCGAGGATGTCAAGCTGACCTTCCTTGGACATTCCACCTTCGAAATCGAAACGCCGGGCGGCATCGTCATCGCAACGGATTTCAACGGCTGGTACCGGCCGGTCGTGACGCCCGACGTGGTGACGATGAACCGGGCACACACAACGCATTACACGCTGACGCCAGATCCGGCGATCAAGCACGTGTTGCATGGCTGGAGCGATGTGCCCGGCGAAAAGGCAGACATCGACCTGATGATCGGCGATGCCTATATCCGCAACGTCACGACGGATATCCGCGGCGGCTACAGCGCGCCTCAGAAAGATGGAAACTCAATCTTCATCTTCGAGATCGCCGGCCTCTGCATCGGCCATCTCGGTCACCTACACTATGAACTGACCGATGCCCACTATACCGAGATCGGCCGCCTGGATATCGTCATGGTCCCGGTCGACGGCGGCCTGACTATGGGCGCCGACAGCATGAGCCGCGTCATCAAGCGCCTGCGCTCGTCGCTGATCCTGCCGATGCACCGCCGCGGCCCGCCGGTCGAGCGCTTTGTGTCGATGTTCGGTAAGGATTTCGACATCAGCTATGCGCCTGACGACACGATTACCGTTTCCATGCGATCCCTCCCCAGGAAGCCGCTCATTTATGTCATGAAGGGCGCTCTATAG
- a CDS encoding virulence factor family protein encodes MIRGYLLAAACVIALTAPAAAAEETTQSFETGLIPSPHIFLPDGDVKGAVMLISDGAGWGDKEKAEADSLVQEGTVVIGVDFPSYMDALRKYDLSENDGCIYLVSDIESLSQQVQRAAGNTAYHLPIIAGIGEGGALALAIAAQTPDATIGRTLAVDPVAGIPLTQQLCTPASKKTVDGRMVYGLARGGLPNPIIAAFTSAAPEDGRMHAEALKKDHPEIEIRDAGDDAQSTLSDILEDLIAASGSTDNPLGLPLAVLDAKPSLDTMAIIYSGDGGWRDIDKEVGAALQKEGIPVVGVDSLHYFWSERQPQETADDLAKIIEFYRKQWKVKHVLLIGYSFGADVVPATYNRLKAADKAAIAQVSLLSLSHEVDYVISVMGWLGQKTEGAAGDPVDDLKAIGPKLVQCIYGKDDDDEVACPALKDSGADVVELPGDHHFDENYDLLTKTIVDRLKSQLTD; translated from the coding sequence ATGATCAGAGGATATCTTCTCGCAGCCGCATGCGTGATTGCGCTGACAGCGCCGGCTGCCGCTGCCGAGGAAACCACGCAGAGTTTCGAAACCGGGCTCATTCCCTCGCCGCACATCTTCCTGCCGGATGGCGACGTCAAGGGCGCGGTGATGCTGATCTCGGATGGCGCCGGCTGGGGCGACAAGGAAAAGGCGGAGGCCGACAGTCTGGTGCAGGAGGGCACTGTCGTCATCGGCGTTGACTTCCCCTCCTATATGGATGCACTGCGCAAGTATGATCTCAGCGAGAATGATGGCTGCATCTATCTGGTTTCCGACATTGAGTCGCTTAGCCAGCAGGTGCAGCGCGCCGCGGGCAACACCGCCTATCATCTGCCGATAATCGCCGGTATCGGCGAGGGCGGCGCATTGGCGCTGGCGATTGCGGCGCAGACGCCGGATGCGACGATCGGCCGAACGCTGGCTGTGGATCCGGTCGCCGGCATTCCTCTGACCCAACAGCTCTGCACGCCGGCCTCGAAGAAGACCGTCGACGGCAGGATGGTCTACGGCCTTGCTAGAGGTGGCCTTCCGAACCCGATCATTGCCGCCTTCACCTCCGCCGCGCCGGAAGACGGACGCATGCATGCCGAGGCACTGAAGAAGGATCATCCGGAAATCGAGATTCGCGATGCCGGGGATGATGCCCAGTCGACGCTTTCAGACATCTTGGAAGACCTGATCGCGGCCTCCGGAAGTACAGACAATCCGCTCGGACTGCCGCTTGCCGTGCTTGATGCCAAGCCGTCCTTGGACACCATGGCCATCATCTATTCCGGCGATGGTGGCTGGCGCGATATCGACAAGGAAGTGGGTGCGGCGCTGCAGAAAGAGGGCATTCCCGTCGTCGGCGTCGACTCGCTTCATTATTTCTGGTCGGAGCGCCAGCCCCAGGAGACGGCTGACGATCTGGCGAAGATCATCGAATTTTATCGCAAGCAGTGGAAGGTGAAGCACGTTCTTCTGATCGGTTACTCTTTCGGAGCCGATGTCGTGCCTGCCACCTACAACAGGCTGAAGGCTGCCGACAAAGCGGCGATCGCCCAGGTGTCGCTGCTCTCGCTGTCGCATGAGGTGGACTACGTGATTTCCGTCATGGGCTGGCTCGGCCAAAAGACCGAGGGTGCTGCCGGCGACCCGGTCGATGATCTGAAGGCCATCGGCCCAAAGCTTGTGCAATGTATCTACGGTAAGGACGACGATGACGAGGTCGCCTGCCCCGCACTGAAGGATAGCGGCGCCGATGTCGTCGAGCTGCCGGGCGATCATCACTTCGACGAGAATTACGATCTGCTGACGAAGACGATCGTCGACCGTCTGAAATCGCAGCTTACCGATTAA
- the ruvA gene encoding Holliday junction branch migration protein RuvA: MIGKLKGTIDEIGDDHVLVDVHGVCYVAYCSGRTLSRLGSQGEACALFIETYVREDQLKLFGFMTALEREWFNLLQSVQGVGAKVALAILSILTPSELANAIALQDRTAVSRAQGVGPKVAVRIVTELKNKAPAFAGEAINIGLKQELGEGVASAPVSDAVSALTNLGYSRDQAANAVAAAMKTAGEGADSAKLIRLGLKELAR, encoded by the coding sequence ATGATCGGCAAGCTCAAAGGCACCATCGACGAAATCGGCGACGACCATGTACTTGTCGACGTCCACGGCGTTTGCTACGTCGCCTATTGCTCCGGCCGCACGCTGTCGAGGCTCGGTTCGCAGGGAGAAGCTTGCGCGCTTTTCATCGAGACTTACGTGCGTGAAGACCAGCTGAAGCTCTTCGGCTTCATGACAGCGTTGGAGCGCGAATGGTTCAACCTGCTGCAAAGCGTCCAGGGTGTCGGCGCGAAGGTGGCGCTCGCCATCCTCTCCATCCTGACGCCGAGCGAACTTGCCAATGCCATCGCCCTGCAGGACAGAACGGCCGTCTCCCGCGCGCAGGGTGTCGGCCCGAAGGTCGCGGTCCGTATCGTCACCGAGTTGAAGAACAAGGCCCCCGCCTTTGCCGGCGAGGCGATCAATATCGGTCTCAAGCAGGAACTTGGCGAAGGTGTCGCTTCGGCACCCGTCTCCGATGCCGTCTCTGCGTTGACGAATCTCGGCTATTCGCGTGACCAGGCCGCCAATGCTGTTGCTGCTGCGATGAAAACGGCAGGCGAAGGTGCTGACAGCGCCAAACTGATCAGGTTGGGATTGAAGGAATTGGCGCGGTGA
- a CDS encoding type II toxin-antitoxin system VapC family toxin: protein MATLIDTNVLVDLAIPTSDWHGWSRQRALDVFKRGPVLINPIIYSEFSVRYRNMDEVDRLLPQDEFRRENLPWAAAFAAAAAFRVYRKSGGERESILPDFLIGAHAAIRGYTVLTRDPKGYHSYFPSLDLITPETHP, encoded by the coding sequence ATGGCAACGTTGATCGACACCAACGTTCTCGTCGACCTTGCAATCCCGACATCCGATTGGCATGGCTGGTCACGCCAGCGTGCTTTGGACGTCTTCAAGCGCGGTCCGGTCCTGATAAACCCGATCATCTACTCGGAGTTTTCCGTGCGCTATCGCAATATGGACGAAGTGGATCGCCTGCTGCCGCAGGATGAATTCCGCCGCGAGAATCTGCCTTGGGCCGCTGCGTTTGCGGCCGCCGCCGCCTTCCGCGTCTATCGGAAATCAGGCGGCGAGCGTGAGAGCATTCTTCCCGATTTTCTAATTGGCGCGCATGCGGCGATCCGCGGCTACACGGTTCTGACCCGTGATCCCAAAGGGTACCATTCCTATTTCCCATCGCTCGACCTCATCACACCCGAAACCCATCCCTGA
- a CDS encoding DinB family protein, whose translation MPSFDPCRVFRRLAYNNALANHRLLAACASLRPGEFEAERVSFFPSIKSTLNHVITVDWFYVDALEGGTLGPKAWEVEEPFDTTASLAGEQRKVDQRLVAFCEALTPERLAAVIDLQRAGRVQKERADDVLSHLFQHQTHHRGQAHAMLAGTSVKPPQLDEFIVNDDAKLRSAEIAALGWSEETLMR comes from the coding sequence ATGCCAAGTTTCGATCCGTGCCGCGTCTTTCGCAGGCTTGCCTATAATAATGCGCTTGCGAACCATCGCTTACTTGCCGCCTGCGCGTCCCTGCGTCCCGGGGAGTTCGAGGCGGAGCGCGTAAGCTTCTTTCCCTCGATCAAGTCGACGCTGAACCATGTCATCACCGTCGACTGGTTCTATGTCGATGCGCTCGAGGGCGGCACTCTTGGTCCGAAAGCCTGGGAAGTCGAAGAGCCTTTCGATACGACCGCCTCGCTTGCTGGCGAGCAGCGCAAGGTCGATCAGCGCCTCGTGGCATTCTGCGAAGCCCTGACACCGGAAAGGCTTGCGGCCGTTATCGATCTCCAGCGCGCCGGCCGCGTCCAGAAAGAGCGGGCCGACGACGTGCTGAGCCACCTTTTCCAGCACCAGACGCATCATCGCGGCCAAGCGCATGCGATGCTCGCCGGAACTAGTGTGAAGCCGCCGCAGCTTGACGAGTTCATCGTCAACGACGACGCGAAGCTTCGCAGTGCCGAGATTGCCGCTCTGGGTTGGAGCGAAGAGACGCTGATGCGTTAA
- a CDS encoding AbrB/MazE/SpoVT family DNA-binding domain-containing protein has product MRVTSKGQVTIPRDLRELAGIELNSEVIFSVEGGKLILAPKNGKQELEDRGRLDRFMQSLDRLEGTGDQAIDAEELMSMTRDR; this is encoded by the coding sequence ATGCGCGTTACCTCAAAGGGCCAAGTCACCATCCCTCGCGACCTGCGTGAGCTTGCAGGTATAGAGCTAAACAGCGAGGTGATCTTTTCGGTTGAGGGTGGAAAGTTGATTCTTGCACCAAAGAATGGAAAGCAGGAATTGGAAGATCGCGGTCGTCTCGATCGCTTCATGCAATCCCTCGATCGGCTTGAAGGAACCGGCGACCAGGCAATCGATGCCGAAGAACTTATGTCGATGACGCGGGACCGCTGA
- a CDS encoding pyridoxamine 5'-phosphate oxidase family protein, with protein sequence MASFSEAREHPARQLWDQVNDVSAGMLGIDGVDMHMQPMAPHADPKTNTIWFYTKSDADIARAVKPGTRAHFCVIGKDHDYHASLAGKIEIRPDPSRIEQYWNSVVAAWYENGKKDPKLTMLVMHVDDAEIWVSIGSKLKFGWEIAKANLSDDKMPDVGIKRHLQFA encoded by the coding sequence ATGGCAAGCTTTAGCGAAGCGCGCGAACATCCGGCACGGCAGCTTTGGGATCAGGTGAACGATGTTTCGGCAGGAATGCTCGGCATCGATGGCGTCGACATGCACATGCAGCCGATGGCTCCGCATGCCGATCCGAAGACAAATACCATATGGTTCTATACAAAATCCGATGCCGACATTGCCCGCGCCGTCAAACCGGGAACGCGTGCGCATTTCTGCGTCATAGGCAAGGATCACGACTACCACGCCAGCCTGGCAGGCAAGATCGAGATCCGGCCGGACCCTTCGAGGATCGAGCAGTATTGGAATTCGGTGGTTGCGGCCTGGTACGAGAACGGCAAGAAGGATCCGAAGCTGACAATGCTTGTCATGCATGTGGACGATGCCGAGATCTGGGTTTCGATCGGCAGCAAGCTGAAGTTCGGCTGGGAGATCGCGAAGGCCAATCTCAGTGACGACAAGATGCCCGACGTGGGCATCAAACGGCATCTGCAATTTGCCTAA